ACTTCGGGGCCTATCCCGACATGCTTGCCACGCGCCTGCGCGATACGCAGCGCGCCGGGCAAGACGTTGCAGTGCTCAATGCCGGCATTGGCGGCAATCGCCTGCTGGCCGACGGCCTGGGGCCCAGCGGTCTCTCCCGTTTCGAGCGCGATGCATTGCGGCAGAGCAGCGTGACGCACGCGATCATCCTGCTGGGCACCAACGACATCGGCCGCACCTTGTTCACCAAGGTGCCGGGCGCAGAGATAAAGCCGCGCGACATGCCGACGACCGAGCGCATCACCGAGGGGTTGGAGCAACTGGTCAAGCAGGCCCGCGCCAAGGGCGTGAAGGTGCTGCTCGGCACCGTGCCGCCGTTCAGGAACACGCCTTACTGGAGCGAGGCCAGCGAGGCCATGCGCGAAGGTGTCAACCGCTGGATCCGTGGCCAGCAGGACATCGACGGCGTCGTCGATTTCGACGCGGCATTGCGCGACCCTGCGGACCCGAAGGCGCTGAATCCGCTGTATGACTCGGGCGACCACCTGCACCCCAACAAGGCCGGCCATGCGGCGATGGCCACAGCCATCGATCTGCGCGAATTGCAGGAGTGAGCGCTCGCCGGGGCGCTCAAAGGCGAGTCAGAGCTTTACACAAGACTTCGTGCATTGCTTACAGGCGGTTCACATGGACTGGGCAGCATGAAGGCTCCTCCAACAACTCATGAGGAGTCCTTCATGAAAAAACTCGCATTGGCTCTTTCCGTCGGCGCTGCATCGCTTCTGTCGGTGGGCGCATTGACTGTTCCCACGGCCGCGCAGGCGCAACCCGTGGTCATACAGGTGGCGCCGCCCCCTCCGCGCTCCGAACGCGTGCCCCCGCCGCGCCGCGGCTATGTGTGGGCGCCGGGGCACTATGAGTGGCGCGGTGGGCGCCATGTTTGGACCCGCGGCGTCTGGGTGCGCGCCCGTCCGGGCTATGCCTACCGTGCGCCGGAGTGGCGCGAGGAAGGCGGGCGCTGGCAGTACAACGCAGGCCGCTGGGATCGTGACGGCGATGGCGTGCCGAACCGCTACGACCGCCGGCCGAACAACCCGAATCGCAACTGACGCTGAGCGGGATGCATGCCTCCCAAGTGGAGGCATGCTTTTTTGGAGGCCTAGCGGAACACCACCGTGCGGTGTCCGTTGAGCAGCACGCGGTGCTCGCTGTGCCACTTCACCGCACGCGCCAGCACTTGGCTCTCGGTGTCGCGGCCGCGGGCCGTGAGGTCTTCCACGGTGTCGGTGTGGTCGGCGCGGGCCACGTCCTGCTCGATGATCGGGCCTTCATCGAGGTCGGCCGTCACGTAGTGGGCGGTGGCGCCGATCAGCTTCACGCCGCGGTCGTGTGCCTGGTAGTAGGGCTTGGCGCCCTTGAAGCTGGGCAGGAACGAGTGGTGGATGTTGATCGCGCGGCCGGCGAGGTTGCGGCACAGGTTGTCGCTCAGGATCTGCATGTAGCGCGCGAGCACCACGAGTTCGGCGCCTTCGGCCTCGATGATTTCAAGCTGCTTCGCCTCGGCCTGCGCCTTGGTCGCGGCCGTCATCGGGATGTGGTGGAAGGGCACGTTGTAGCTGGCGGCCAGCTGGTAGAAGTCGCGGTGGTTCGAGATGATGGCTCGCACGTCGATGGCGAGCAGGCCGCTCTTCCAGCGGAACAGCAGGTCGTTGAGGCAGTGGCCTTCCTTGCTGACCAGAATGACCGTCTTCATAGGCTCGGCGGCGGCGTGCAGCTGCAGCGTCATGCCGAAGCCGGCGGCGAAGGTCTTGAGCTCTTCGCGCAGCGTGGCTTCGCTGTGGTCGCTGCAGGCGAAGCGCACCCGCATGAAGAAAAGACCCGTGTCGTGGTCGTTGTACTGGGCGGCCTCTTCGATGTTGGCGCCGCGTTCGAGCAGGAAGCCCGAGACGGCGTGCACGATGCCCGTACGGTCGGGGCAGGAGAGGTTCAGGATGTAGGCAGGCGTAGTGGTCGTCATCAGGGGCGTAATTGTGGCAGGGGTGCCAGAATCGCGATTTTCCCCGTTGATATAACCGCAGGAGACACGCATGGCCTTCCAGGACTTCAACATGGACAACCAGTGGTTGCCCTTCACCCCCAACCGTCATTTCAAGAAGGACCCGCGCGTCTTCGTGGCGGCCGACGGCATGGAGTTCACCACCCATGACGGCAAGAAGGTGATCGACGGCATCTCGTCCCTGTGGTGCGTGGGCGCGGGCCATAACCGCAAGCCCATCAACGAAGCCATCAAGAAGCAGCTGGACACGCTCGACTACGCCACCGCCTTCCAGGTCAGCAACGACAAGGCCTTCAAGGCGGCCGAGATGATCGCCTCGCTCGCGCCCGGCGACCTCAACAAGGTGCTGTTCTGCAACTCGGGCTCGGAAGCCGCCGACACTTCGATGAAGGTGGCTCTGGCCTATCACCGCGCGCGTGGTGAAGGCCACCGCAATGTGTTCATCGGCCGCGAGAAGGGCTACCACGGCGTGGGCTTCGGCGGCATGTCGGTGGGCGGCATTCCGGGCAACCGCAAGGTGTTCGGCTCGGCCTTCCTGCCGCGCGTGGACCACATGCGCTTCATCCACGACCCGGTGAACCACGCCTACATCCACAACGAGGAGCCGGTGTGGGCCGAAGACCCGCTGGTCGAGCTCGAAACCCGCATCCTGCCGCTGCACGATCCGAGCAACATCGCCGCGATCATCGTGGAGCCGGTGGCCGGTTCGGCCGGCTGGTACCTGCCGCCCAAGGGCTATCTGAAGCGCCTGCGCGAGATCTGCGACAAGCACGGCATCCTCTTGATCTTCGACGAGGTCATCACCGGCTTCGGCCGCATGGGCACCAACTTCGCGTCCGACTACTTCGGCGTGGTGCCCGACATGCTGAACTTCGCCAAGTGCGTGACCAACGGCGTCATTCCGCTGGGCGGCGTGATCTGCCGCGACAAGCTCTACGACGCGATGATGAAGACCGACGCGCCCGAGCACGTGGTCGAGTTCTTCCACGGCTACACCTACTCGGGCCACCCGGTGGCCTGCGCCGCGGCCATTGCCACGCTCGATCTCTTCAAGGAGGAAAACCTGTTCGCGCGCGCCGGCGAAATGGGCAAGGTGCTGGGCGATGCCTTCCACAGCACCTTCAAGGGCCTGCCCAACGTGGTCAGCATCCGCAGCCTCGGCCTCGCCGCGGCGGTGGAGCTCGCGCCCATCGCGGGCACGCCGGGCAAGCGCGCCTATGAGGTCTTCCTCGATTGCTTCCACAAGGGCGCTCTCGTGCGGCCCGCTGGCGACGTGCTGGTGATCGCGCCGCCGTACATCGTGGAGAAGTCGCACATCGACACGCTGGTGAACACGCTGGCGGACTCGATCAAGGCACACGCCTGAGCAAGACGGCAGCGCCTTCGTGAGCCCGAGATCACGAAGGCGCTTTGCCGGCCGTCGCCAAGAAAGTCGACGAAGCATTTCTTCTGCTTTGACAGAACTCGGCGAGCGCTTCACGCTTCGGTCCTCACTAGAAGAACGGGGGACGAAGATGTCGAAAAACATCGAGCGATGGGTGAGCCGGCCACTTCCTGCGGGTCGCCAGGTCGCTCTCGTGATGGTGACGCTCGGCTCTGTCACCGCCTGGTTGTTGTTCTGGTTCGGCGACTAACCTGACCTGCCGAAGCGCACGCTTGCGCGCGCGCGTGCGACCCCTGCGGCCTGCGCGGGCCCTTGGGTTGCCATCCTCATTTCTACCGGTTCCCGGGATACCTCCTACCGGTTCCCGGGATACCGGTCGTGGCCGCCGATCCCTAGCATCCCCTCCCGAAACGTAGCACTTATGAGTTCATCAAGTGCGTCTTCCAGAGAGGGACCGTCATGCAACGTGTATTTCTTATGGCATTGGTGTGTGCGCCTTTGGCTGCACTCGCCAACAACGTCGGCGAGAACGCCGCATGGCAGTTCCAGACCAGCACCGACAAGGTGAACCAGGCCGCGATCCAGGACATGATCCGCAAGCAGAAAAGCGGCTACTACTCGGCGCCGGTCTACAACACGACCAACAACATCGGTCGCCAGTACAACTGCAACGTCTCCGCGACCTCCACGGGCAACGACGGCAACAACAGCACGGTCGCGAATTCGCCTTCCACTTCGGGCGCAACTTCGAGTGCATCGGGCAATGACAGCCGCACCGCAGTGGGCACGCTCGGCGGCGCGACGGTGGGCACCACGCAGGCCAACTCCGGCGCTGTCGGCTCGGCCATCGTCGGCGGCACCAGCACGCAGGTGCAGGGCGCGGCCAACCAGGCGCTGAACTCGAATCAGAGCAACTCGGGTGCGCAGACCGCGAGCGTCGGCGGCAGCTCGGCGTGCGCGTTCGGCGTGCTCAATTGAACGAGGCACGCGACATGCAATTCCCCATCACCCGCACCTTCGCGCTCGCAGCCATCGCCACGGTGGCGCTCGCTGGTTGTGTCTCCGCTCCACAGCAACGCTTTGCGCCCAACGAGGCGCCCGTGGTGCTCGGCCCCGCGGTGCGCGACAACGTCACGCCGATGGAGGCGGTGCTCGCCTGCTACGCCGACCACATCGCGGCCACGCGGCGCCCGGCCATCGTCATCGGCGTGGGCGACGTGAAGGACTACACCGGCAAGTACAGCATCAACGAAGGCAATGCCATCACGCAGGGCGGCGCGCTGATGGTGTATTCGGCACTCGGCAAGCTCGGCGGCGCGGTGAGCATCGCCGAGCGCTTCGATCCGGTGATCGCCGAGCGCGAACTCGCGTACGCCGACCGCCGCCAGCTCGGCGACGGCCGCACGCACCAGGTAGGCGGCCCCAACGGCGGGCAGGCGGTGCCGTGGCTGC
This is a stretch of genomic DNA from Variovorax paradoxus. It encodes these proteins:
- a CDS encoding aminotransferase class III-fold pyridoxal phosphate-dependent enzyme, which gives rise to MAFQDFNMDNQWLPFTPNRHFKKDPRVFVAADGMEFTTHDGKKVIDGISSLWCVGAGHNRKPINEAIKKQLDTLDYATAFQVSNDKAFKAAEMIASLAPGDLNKVLFCNSGSEAADTSMKVALAYHRARGEGHRNVFIGREKGYHGVGFGGMSVGGIPGNRKVFGSAFLPRVDHMRFIHDPVNHAYIHNEEPVWAEDPLVELETRILPLHDPSNIAAIIVEPVAGSAGWYLPPKGYLKRLREICDKHGILLIFDEVITGFGRMGTNFASDYFGVVPDMLNFAKCVTNGVIPLGGVICRDKLYDAMMKTDAPEHVVEFFHGYTYSGHPVACAAAIATLDLFKEENLFARAGEMGKVLGDAFHSTFKGLPNVVSIRSLGLAAAVELAPIAGTPGKRAYEVFLDCFHKGALVRPAGDVLVIAPPYIVEKSHIDTLVNTLADSIKAHA
- the purU gene encoding formyltetrahydrofolate deformylase, with the translated sequence MTTTTPAYILNLSCPDRTGIVHAVSGFLLERGANIEEAAQYNDHDTGLFFMRVRFACSDHSEATLREELKTFAAGFGMTLQLHAAAEPMKTVILVSKEGHCLNDLLFRWKSGLLAIDVRAIISNHRDFYQLAASYNVPFHHIPMTAATKAQAEAKQLEIIEAEGAELVVLARYMQILSDNLCRNLAGRAINIHHSFLPSFKGAKPYYQAHDRGVKLIGATAHYVTADLDEGPIIEQDVARADHTDTVEDLTARGRDTESQVLARAVKWHSEHRVLLNGHRTVVFR
- a CDS encoding YXWGXW repeat-containing protein codes for the protein MKKLALALSVGAASLLSVGALTVPTAAQAQPVVIQVAPPPPRSERVPPPRRGYVWAPGHYEWRGGRHVWTRGVWVRARPGYAYRAPEWREEGGRWQYNAGRWDRDGDGVPNRYDRRPNNPNRN